One Ornithodoros turicata isolate Travis unplaced genomic scaffold, ASM3712646v1 Chromosome16, whole genome shotgun sequence genomic window, TGACCAATCTTCAAaaaccaagaaaaaagcacaTGCACAAGCACGCCGAAGAGAGCAAGAGGACATAATAAAGGAGAATAATGTGAGCGCCCCCAAGTCCGAGTCTGAACTTTGCAGGCTCCGAGAGAAAGTCAACTTCCTTGAAGCTGAGCTCTTTCAAGAGAGAACGCTATGTCGTAGTGCACAACGTGCACTTATAAGAGCATATTGTGAGTTTACCTAACTTTTGCAGTACAGTGTCTTTTTTGAAACATGAGAAAAGTTTATTTATTAACAGCTAGCTGCAGCTGTCACAAGATGACTTGCAGCAAAGAAGCCGTTGCACCAGGGACTTCACCTGTGGCTGTTGAAGTACTAGAGGTGACTATTTTTGTTTGCAGCAGTTTTGTTAGAAACTGTGCTCGGAAGGTTTAAGCTGCTTCATTTTTCCAGGACGCTAAGGATGATGTCCAGTCCATACAGTTGTCAGGTAAGACAGTTCAGTACATGGTACAATACCTGACAAATGCATCAAGTACAGTACAATCTGTTAATTCAAACTCTAAAGGGGCCAAAGATTTGTTTTAATAATGCGTTGTTTGAACGAAAGGGAGCCCTTAGAAATGTGTCATGGCATCGCTACACCTCTTTGTAGGGCGGCAGAAGTAGATGATGTCGTTTCTTTCCATAATATTTATTTACAGACAAGCACCAAAACGGCTCAGGACAGAAAATGTTCTTACAGGCGCTTGCATTTGTTTCCTCAACCGCAGCTCAATGGATGAATGGAACTGATTGAAAGATGCATGGCTTTGCTGGGACCCAACTGTCAGTTTGAATTGTGTGGAGGTCCGAATTAACGAGATTGCACACCCCGTTGCAGGTCCGAGCACAACCATTGTGGAAAGTGCAGTGCCATTCGATCATGAGGTGTTGGCTTCCACGCCGTGTCTTGAGAGTGCTGCGCCATCACCGTTGCCTTCACTACCCATTGAGGAACACTGTTTTGAAGAAAGTCAAGGAACGTCTGGAACCGTCtctgacatgaaaaagaaaaaggaaagccCCAACGACGGATCCGATACCGAATACAATTCGGACGTGGACTTTCCAGTTAAAGATGGGCGGGTGAATGTACAAACATTAGCTCTCATGTGGTGATTCCCACTACTGAACTAGTCATTTTTCTTGCAACATGCTATTTGGCAATTAGTAGCAGAGTTCGATATAACTCCTTATAAGCAACTTGTTACTGCAACTGAGTTCATTTTTggcaacttgtaacttaactctgtACTTCTGCGCCGTGGTGAGTTTCAGAGGAGCTCtcttctttttcaggtaactttgccaaagtaacataagttaagttccaagttacttttaatttgcatttcactcACATGCACATGTTTTCTTGCTTTATCTCTGGTTCCTTCATACCATTTTTTGCCATCAaatgtgatattcaatcaatgacagaattttattcaggaagtaagaaccgttGCCATTGacatgaagctgaaccattgtgcacccacggggagtaagatgcaaagcattggaatagacctctaccagagaaaggTCATAACGACGTTGGAAGACGGGTTGAAACCATaccaaatcggaaggagagggctgggttccacgaacgggcaattgttcgctgcctcctattgaaagaagagTTGgatcgaaggtcgcgtccctttcagggaccattgcAATCCCCCCCGAGAACATGGCTTCCTGCCGCGGCCTTGtttacctctagcttcgagcgtagtgcaattctaccaaatttgtggcgcagTCGAGCACAATGacttcatttgtttacaaacgagAGGTCTATTTCTGGATGCAAgcaaaaattgaattgaattgaattaaataatgaaaatattctttttttattcgAAATTtccaatattcgcacacctctaaaaATTAGGTATGTAGGCGACATATTGTTTTAGTGCCACTTTTTTGCTTCATGCAGGTCATTCTCTCTGATGGTGTCACAATGAAGAAAGACCGCTACGAATGGGTCATGGCATCAAGATCAGACTCGAAGTTTTGCAAAGACGTCGTACGGACAATCTGGAGCACAGATGAACTGATGCATCGCAGTGTTACAGGTGCTGCATGCCGCAGAACAAAGGACGCCCAAGCGAACCGTGCCCTAACGCCAAAGAAGTTGTCAGCAGCAAAAAGTAAGTATTCATGATTTAGCACCTCTACGACATAGCCATACACAGAGATTGGAACTGCTATtgttttcggatcaggttcacaCATACCGATTCAGTTCGAGAGAAACTTAACAGGATTGAAAATATTGGGTCAGCTAATTCCAATCTGAGTGAATAACCTTGGGCTACGTCCCAGCACTTGATATATAGGGTGTGTGCTGATTAGGTATGCACACATTTTACCATTCAACACATTTCTTATAGAATGTGCCAAGTTCCGTTGGCATATGAAGATGCATTTCTGCAGCAaaaatctgccagaaaattGAGGAAGCCAGACTTGTTACATTAATGAAATCGTAATTCCGGCAGAAAGGCGCTGACACCAGGAATCGAGCTGTTACACCACCACAGCATTTTTTAATAATGATTTTAATGTGTCGATGATATGATACAAGACGTGGTGTAGAGGAGTATGTACTGTATTTACTCGAACGTGAGTTGACGCCACACCCccgcacgcgcacacacactacGAGATCtttgaaaatggaaaaaaagttTCGACCGAAAAATTATTTATTCATTGTCGGAAGACCTCTTCTGTcatgcttcctcaatttcatcGAAGGTGCAGAAGACATCGTCACCTCTGCACAGCTTTAAAAAACCCTGATGCATAGCTTGAGAGATGAGCAATGTCATGTTTCAGCCATATGTCACCTAATTTTTAATTTAATGCTCATAATTCTCTTCGGTCTTCAGGTCTAATAATGCACACATTTTGCATATAACGTCCCACAGTAGCGCACTAGTCATTAGTCTAGTTTGTTCAATTAGTCATTTGTTTTCTCTGTAGCATTATGCAGCAGTGCATTCAttaatttgtttctttttttgttcccctttttttgtgtgtgcccCAGGAGCTTACCGGAGGTACATAAAATTGCGACCAGCCAATGAGCCAGCAAAGGAAAGGCGCCGTCAAGCACATAAGTACATAGGCCAGTTGCTAGGCGACATGATGCGAAAGAAAAAGCCTGATGTGTTGTAATTTTCAGCTGTGAATATACTGCATACGCTTCTTTCATGCTCGTTGTCTCTTATTTACTCACCCCGGCATACACTGTTCGTAGGCACATGTCATGCAGGGAGTTTACCAATCTGGAAAACTGAGAAATGAGGGAATTTTGATGCAACTGGAAAAGTAAGGGAATTTGTTAAaaggcagctgaag contains:
- the LOC135372666 gene encoding BEN domain-containing protein 5-like; the encoded protein is MFAHVMYTDKAEAIVPVSLIRNFNPKDVTDFDSTLKKTFWQGPDEAHGKFYKAEVLKLGETKEDLLSDMINLGLCIPAVIEGPYVPPQEKPVVKQPPLAMSQHKGSVAQPDLQASCSCHKMTCSKEAVAPGTSPVAVEVLEDAKDDVQSIQLSGPSTTIVESAVPFDHEVLASTPCLESAAPSPLPSLPIEEHCFEESQGTSGTVSDMKKKKESPNDGSDTEYNSDVDFPVKDGRVILSDGVTMKKDRYEWVMASRSDSKFCKDVVRTIWSTDELMHRSVTGAACRRTKDAQANRALTPKKLSAAKKCAKFRWHMKMHFCSKNLPEN